From the Carya illinoinensis cultivar Pawnee chromosome 4, C.illinoinensisPawnee_v1, whole genome shotgun sequence genome, one window contains:
- the LOC122308186 gene encoding cytokinin hydroxylase-like, which produces MAMVVLIIRTLLAIFLSLFIKIAHDTLSCYFLNPRRIKKIMERQGVRGPKPRPLKGNILDMASLVAKTTSQDMNSINHDIVGRLLPHYVAWSKQYGKRFIFWNGVEPRMCLTETKLIKEFLSKYSTTSGRSWQQQQGSKHFIGRGLLMANGKDWYHQRHIVAPTFMGDQLKSYAGYMVECTKEILQSLQNAVESGQTEFEIGEYMSKLTADVISRTEFDTTYEKGKQIFHLLTVLQHLCAQATRRLYLPGSRFFPSKYNRQIKVMKIEVERLLMEIIQSRKDSVEIGRNSSYGTDLLGLLLSEMQKKRSSEGGFRLNLQLIMDECKTFFFAGHETTALLLTWTIMLLASNTSWQEKVRAEVKQVCDGTETPSVHHLSNLSLLNMVINETLRLYPPATVLPRMALEDIKLSDLHIPKGLSIWIPVLAIHHSKELWGEDANEFNPERFASKSYTRRGRFIPFAAGPRNCVGQAFAMMEAKIILSMLISRFSFTISENYRHAPVTVLTIRPKYGVQVCLKPLNP; this is translated from the exons ATGGCCATGGTGGTACTGATCATCAGAACTCTCTTGGCCATATTCCTGTCTTTGTTCATTAAAATTGCTCATGACACTCTCTCATGCTACTTTCTAAACCCACGACGcatcaagaaaatcatggagAGGCAAGGAGTGCGCGGCCCCAAACCCCGGCCTCTGAAAGGCAACATCTTGGACATGGCCTCCCTTGTTGCCAAAACCACCTCCCAAGACATGAACTCCATCAATCATGATATCGTTGGCCGTCTTCTCCCGCATTACGTCGCCTGGTCCAAACAATACG GAAAGAGATTTATATTTTGGAATGGGGTAGAGCCCCGGATGTGCTTGACGGAGACTAAACTGATAAAAGAGTTTTTGTCCAAGTACAGCACGACGTCCGGCCGATCATGGCAACAACAGCAAGGTTCAAAACATTTCATCGGGAGAGGTTTGCTGATGGCAAACGGCAAGGATTGGTACCATCAGCGTCACATCGTAGCTCCGACCTTTATGGGAGACCAACTCAAG AGTTATGCGGGGTACATGGTGGAATGCACTAAGGAGATACTCCAATCACTGCAAAATGCTGTAGAATCAGGCCAAACCGAGTTCGAAATTGGTGAATATATGTCTAAGCTCACTGCAGACGTCATTTCTAGAACTGAGTTCGATACTACCTACGAGAAGGGAAAGCAAATATTCCATCTCCTAACTGTTTTGCAACATCTTTGTGCCCAAGCAACCCGAAGGTTGTACCTTCCCGGAAGCCG gTTTTTTCCCAGTAAATATAACAGACAaataaaagtgatgaagataGAGGTGGAGAGGTTATTAATGGAGATAATTCAAAGCCGAAAAGACAGTGTAGAGATTGGCCGAAACAGTTCATATGGAACTGATTTGCTGGGTCTGCTGCTAAGTGAGATGCAAAAGAAGAGATCATCAGAGGGTGGATTTAGGTTAAATTTACAACTGATCATGGATGAATGCAAAACATTCTTCTTTGCTGGACATGAAACCACTGCCCTCTTACTCACATGGACCATCATGTTACTAGCAAGCAACACCTCTTGGCAAGAAAAGGTTCGGGCTGAGGTGAAGCAGGTCTGCGATGGTACTGAGACGCCCTCTGTTCATCATCTTTCCAACCTCTCCTTG TTAAATATGGTAATAAATGAAACTCTTCGACTCTATCCGCCGGCAACTGTTCTTCCTCGGATGGCCTTAGAAGATATTAAACTCAGTGATCTGCATATTCCAAAGGGTCTATCAATATGGATTCCAGTGCTTGCAATTCATCATAGCAAAGAATTATGGGGCGAAGATGCAAACGAGTTCAACCCGGAAAGATTTGCTTCGAAATCATACACACGGCGTGGCCGGTTCATCCCTTTTGCTGCCGGCCCCAGAAACTGTGTTGGCCAAGCTTTTGCCATGATGGAAGCTAAGATCATATTATCCATGTTAATCTCGAGGTTTAGCTTCACCATTTCAGAGAATTATCGTCATGCTCCCGTCACTGTTCTCACGATAAGGCCTAAGTACGGGGTTCAAGTATGCTTGAAGCCCTTAAACCcttga